In one Rhodohalobacter sp. 614A genomic region, the following are encoded:
- the gltB gene encoding glutamate synthase large subunit has translation MNKLPQKQGLYSPDYEHDACGIGFVVNIKGKQSHTIVNQALTVLRNLDHRGATGSEANSGDGAGILMQIPHKFLKQSCEGLNIDLPEPGQYGVGMFFLPGEREDRRPCEKVVERIVSEEGLEVLGWRKVPTDNSHLGKTAKASEPSFRQLFIKRSKDLETELDFERKLYVIRRRATRAIEETDLNIKEKDLFYIASLSCRTIIYKGMLTPKQVEIFFPDLQQPEMESALALVHSRFSTNTFPSWKLAHPYRYLIHNGEINTVRGNQNWMRAREGQFASDLFGDDLKKLFPIVQEDGSDSAIFDNCLEFLTLSGRSLPHAMMMMIPEPWEKHTNMDPDKRAFYEYHSCLMEPWDGPASIAFTDGKVVGATLDRNGLRPSRYYITRDDTVVLASEVGVLDINEDDVIHKDRLQPGRMLLIDTEKGRIISDEEIKNQIATEHPYQEWLDKNLIDFDKVTEKLTYEEPALSHEEVLHRQKVFGYTYEDLRVNVGPMAENMLQPVGAMGNDAPIAVLSNQPQLLYNYFKQLFAQVTNPPIDPIREELITSTETILGTQGNILDPQPDSCRQIELTSPILTNEEMQQLQKLKLPGFKTETLSILFESGSGGEGLEKALEKLFEKADIAIMKGVNILVLSDKDFDKTHVPIPALLAVAGLHHHLIRSGKRTKVGIVLESGEPRETHHFCTLLGYGVDAVNPYMAYESLYDLIREGYIENIDYKRAVKGYNKAVVKGIVKVMSKMGISTIKSYRGAQIFEALGIGKEVIDKYFTWTDSRIGGIGLDEIATEAEMRHKKAYPNYRVNGHVLDEGGLYKWRKKGEFHMYNPKTVHTLQFASKTGDYKLYKEYAKLVDDQFDPAPTLRHLLDFNFEENPIPLEEVESVEAICKRFKTGAMSYGSISEETHEAMAIAMNRIGGKSNTGEGGEDPKRYTLDPNGDSRNSAIKQVASGRFGVTSEYLTQGNEIQIKMAQGAKPGEGGELPGRKVYPWIAKVRLSTPGVGLISPPPHHDIYSIEDLAQLIHDLKNANNKARINVKLVSLKGVGTIAAGVSKGRADVILVSGHDGGTGASPQTSIKHAGLPWELGLSETHQTLVMNDLRSRVVLETDGQIKTGRDIAIAALLGAEEYGFGTSALITLGCIMMRVCHLDTCPVGVATQNPELRHKFVGDPQYVVNFMKFVAQDLREYMAKLGFRTIDEMIGRTDKLKQREVEHWKAQKLDLSPILYKPEVGDEIGTRKLIDQNHGLENSLDVQTLMDICEPALTNREPVKAKLPIRSINRVVGTIVGSEVTRRYGREGLPEDTIHLKFKGSAGQSFGAFVPKGMTLELEGDANDYFGKGLSGGKLILYPGDGAKFKPEENIIVGNVSFYGATSGEAYIRGMAGERFCVRNSGVKAVVESVGDHACEYMTGGRVVVLGATGRNFAAGMSGGIAYVLDQNGTFENFCNPEMVFLENLEDEDEIREVEKMIRRHADYTDSTMGWKVLAKWEEMVPKFVKVMPKDFKRMNEAIEESKKQGYSGDDALMEAFLQNKENKTRKEGN, from the coding sequence ATGAATAAGCTCCCTCAAAAACAAGGACTGTACAGTCCTGATTACGAACATGATGCGTGTGGTATCGGGTTTGTTGTAAACATTAAGGGTAAACAATCGCATACAATTGTAAATCAAGCTCTAACTGTTCTTCGAAACCTTGACCACCGGGGCGCTACCGGAAGTGAAGCAAATTCTGGTGACGGAGCCGGAATTTTGATGCAAATTCCCCATAAGTTTCTCAAACAATCTTGTGAAGGGTTGAATATTGATCTTCCCGAACCCGGACAATATGGAGTTGGTATGTTCTTTCTTCCCGGCGAACGCGAAGACAGACGCCCATGCGAAAAAGTCGTGGAAAGAATTGTAAGCGAAGAAGGGCTCGAAGTTCTGGGCTGGAGAAAAGTTCCTACCGATAATTCTCATTTGGGAAAAACCGCAAAGGCATCAGAACCATCTTTTCGGCAACTGTTTATAAAACGGAGCAAAGATCTTGAAACCGAGCTTGACTTCGAACGCAAGCTTTATGTAATTCGCCGGCGGGCCACACGGGCCATCGAAGAAACCGATCTGAATATAAAAGAGAAAGACCTTTTTTATATCGCCAGCCTTTCCTGCAGAACGATTATTTATAAAGGAATGCTGACGCCCAAGCAGGTTGAAATATTTTTCCCGGATCTCCAGCAGCCCGAGATGGAATCGGCTCTGGCTTTGGTCCACTCCCGATTTAGTACAAACACATTCCCAAGCTGGAAACTTGCCCACCCCTACCGCTACCTGATTCATAACGGAGAAATTAACACTGTGCGCGGCAACCAAAACTGGATGCGTGCACGAGAAGGCCAATTCGCTTCGGATTTATTTGGTGACGATCTTAAAAAATTATTCCCAATTGTTCAGGAAGATGGCAGTGACTCTGCCATATTTGACAACTGTCTTGAATTCCTGACCCTGAGCGGGCGATCACTCCCCCATGCCATGATGATGATGATCCCCGAACCATGGGAAAAACATACAAACATGGATCCCGATAAACGGGCTTTTTACGAATATCACAGCTGTTTGATGGAACCGTGGGACGGACCTGCCTCCATTGCCTTCACCGATGGAAAAGTTGTAGGAGCTACTCTGGACCGAAACGGCCTGCGTCCTTCACGTTATTATATAACCCGGGATGATACCGTTGTATTGGCCTCCGAAGTGGGAGTACTCGATATCAATGAAGATGATGTAATTCACAAAGATCGGCTTCAACCGGGCAGAATGCTTTTGATTGACACTGAGAAAGGCAGAATTATCAGTGATGAAGAAATCAAAAATCAGATTGCAACCGAACATCCCTACCAGGAATGGCTCGATAAAAACCTTATCGACTTTGATAAGGTTACAGAGAAACTAACGTATGAAGAACCGGCCCTTAGCCACGAAGAAGTTTTACACAGGCAAAAAGTTTTCGGATATACATATGAAGATCTTCGGGTGAATGTAGGCCCAATGGCCGAAAACATGTTACAGCCGGTTGGTGCTATGGGTAACGATGCGCCGATTGCCGTTCTCTCAAACCAGCCGCAATTACTCTACAACTACTTTAAACAGTTGTTTGCACAGGTAACAAATCCGCCGATTGATCCGATTCGTGAGGAACTGATTACTTCTACTGAAACCATTTTGGGAACACAGGGAAATATTCTGGATCCCCAACCGGATAGCTGCCGGCAGATTGAATTGACCTCGCCCATCCTCACCAACGAGGAGATGCAGCAACTGCAAAAACTGAAATTACCCGGTTTTAAAACCGAAACACTTTCCATTCTCTTTGAGTCCGGTTCTGGTGGAGAAGGACTTGAAAAAGCCCTTGAGAAACTATTTGAAAAGGCAGATATCGCAATCATGAAGGGAGTCAATATCCTGGTTCTTTCTGATAAGGATTTTGACAAAACGCATGTCCCGATTCCGGCCTTATTAGCTGTTGCAGGTTTGCACCATCATTTGATTCGATCCGGTAAACGAACCAAAGTTGGTATTGTTCTTGAATCCGGCGAACCACGGGAAACACATCACTTCTGTACACTTCTTGGATATGGAGTGGATGCCGTAAATCCTTATATGGCCTACGAAAGCCTCTACGACCTGATCAGAGAAGGATACATCGAAAATATTGATTACAAACGTGCCGTAAAGGGTTATAACAAAGCGGTTGTAAAAGGCATCGTGAAAGTGATGTCCAAGATGGGAATTTCAACCATCAAATCTTATCGTGGAGCACAGATCTTTGAAGCTCTTGGAATCGGGAAAGAAGTGATCGATAAGTATTTCACCTGGACAGATTCCAGAATTGGTGGAATCGGGCTGGATGAAATTGCCACTGAAGCCGAAATGCGACACAAAAAAGCTTATCCGAACTATCGTGTTAACGGACATGTATTGGATGAAGGCGGTCTTTATAAGTGGCGTAAAAAAGGCGAATTCCATATGTACAACCCAAAGACCGTTCATACGCTACAATTTGCAAGTAAAACCGGCGATTACAAGTTGTACAAAGAATATGCAAAGTTGGTTGATGATCAGTTTGATCCGGCGCCAACACTTCGCCACTTGCTGGATTTTAATTTTGAGGAAAACCCGATTCCTCTCGAGGAAGTTGAATCGGTTGAAGCGATTTGCAAACGGTTTAAAACCGGTGCCATGTCATACGGCTCAATCAGTGAAGAAACACACGAAGCCATGGCCATTGCAATGAACCGCATTGGCGGGAAAAGCAATACAGGTGAAGGCGGTGAAGATCCTAAACGATACACACTTGATCCCAATGGCGATTCCCGAAACAGCGCCATCAAACAGGTAGCTTCCGGGCGATTTGGCGTAACCAGCGAATACCTTACCCAGGGAAATGAAATTCAAATTAAAATGGCACAGGGAGCCAAGCCCGGAGAAGGCGGTGAGCTGCCCGGCCGAAAAGTCTATCCCTGGATTGCAAAAGTACGGCTCTCGACGCCGGGTGTAGGTTTGATTTCTCCTCCGCCGCACCATGACATTTATTCTATCGAGGATCTTGCACAGTTAATTCACGATTTAAAAAATGCGAATAACAAAGCAAGAATCAATGTAAAACTGGTTTCATTGAAAGGTGTCGGTACGATTGCCGCAGGTGTATCCAAAGGCCGCGCAGATGTAATTTTGGTCAGCGGACACGATGGCGGAACCGGAGCATCTCCTCAAACCAGTATCAAACATGCCGGTTTGCCATGGGAGCTTGGGCTTTCTGAAACTCATCAAACACTGGTAATGAACGATCTTCGGAGCAGAGTGGTCCTTGAAACGGATGGCCAGATTAAAACTGGTCGCGACATTGCAATTGCCGCCTTGCTTGGAGCTGAAGAATATGGATTCGGAACCAGTGCGCTGATTACACTCGGATGTATCATGATGCGGGTTTGTCACCTCGATACGTGCCCCGTGGGTGTTGCAACTCAAAATCCCGAACTGCGCCATAAATTTGTAGGTGATCCTCAATATGTGGTGAACTTCATGAAATTTGTTGCACAGGATCTTCGCGAATATATGGCGAAGTTAGGCTTCCGAACAATTGATGAGATGATCGGACGTACCGATAAACTCAAGCAGCGAGAAGTTGAACACTGGAAAGCCCAAAAGCTGGACCTCTCTCCTATTCTGTATAAGCCGGAAGTTGGAGATGAGATCGGTACCCGAAAATTGATTGATCAGAATCACGGGCTTGAAAACTCACTCGATGTTCAAACACTGATGGATATCTGTGAACCTGCTCTTACAAATAGAGAGCCGGTGAAAGCAAAACTCCCGATTCGGAGTATCAACCGGGTTGTGGGAACCATTGTGGGTAGTGAAGTTACGCGCCGGTATGGCCGTGAAGGACTGCCTGAAGATACTATCCACCTGAAATTTAAAGGCTCGGCCGGACAAAGTTTTGGAGCGTTTGTCCCCAAAGGTATGACTCTTGAACTGGAAGGTGATGCCAACGATTATTTCGGAAAAGGCCTGTCCGGCGGAAAACTGATTCTCTACCCCGGCGATGGAGCCAAGTTCAAACCTGAAGAGAATATCATTGTCGGAAACGTTTCGTTTTATGGTGCAACCAGCGGCGAAGCTTATATCCGCGGTATGGCCGGAGAACGGTTCTGTGTGAGAAACAGTGGTGTAAAAGCCGTTGTGGAATCCGTTGGAGATCACGCCTGTGAATATATGACCGGTGGACGTGTAGTTGTTCTCGGAGCAACCGGACGAAATTTTGCAGCGGGGATGTCAGGCGGAATCGCTTATGTTTTAGATCAGAATGGAACCTTCGAGAATTTCTGTAATCCCGAAATGGTTTTCCTCGAAAATCTTGAGGATGAGGATGAAATTCGGGAAGTAGAAAAAATGATCCGAAGACATGCCGACTACACAGATAGTACCATGGGCTGGAAAGTTTTGGCAAAATGGGA
- a CDS encoding SDR family oxidoreductase, whose translation MGKVLIITGGSRGIGAATARLAATQDYAICINYFKNRKAATAIVNEITSNGGQAIAVAADVAKESDVTKMFQTVDQELGTVTSLVNNAGILETQCRVDEITADRINRILSVNVTGSFLCCREAIRRMSSRHKGKGGAIVNVSSAASRLGSPGEYVDYAASKGAVDSLTIGLSKEVAAENIRVNAVRPAFIYTDIHASGGEPNRVDRVKESIPMKRGGQPEEVARTILWLLSEEASYVTGTFVDLSGGK comes from the coding sequence ATGGGCAAAGTTCTCATCATTACTGGAGGAAGCCGGGGTATCGGTGCAGCTACAGCAAGGCTTGCCGCTACACAGGATTACGCCATTTGTATTAATTATTTTAAAAATAGGAAAGCGGCAACTGCTATTGTCAATGAGATAACCTCAAATGGAGGTCAGGCTATTGCCGTAGCTGCTGATGTAGCCAAGGAATCAGATGTGACCAAAATGTTTCAAACTGTCGATCAAGAACTCGGCACTGTAACTTCATTAGTAAATAATGCGGGCATTCTCGAAACACAATGCCGTGTAGATGAAATAACCGCAGACCGTATCAATAGAATACTTTCCGTAAATGTAACCGGGTCTTTTTTGTGTTGCAGAGAAGCTATCCGGCGGATGTCAAGCCGACATAAAGGTAAGGGTGGAGCCATAGTTAATGTATCTTCGGCAGCTTCACGTTTGGGCTCTCCTGGAGAATATGTTGATTATGCCGCTTCAAAAGGGGCCGTTGATTCGCTTACGATTGGATTATCAAAAGAAGTTGCTGCAGAGAATATTCGAGTTAATGCTGTAAGACCAGCTTTTATTTACACCGATATACATGCTAGCGGAGGAGAACCTAATCGCGTGGATCGGGTAAAAGAATCGATTCCAATGAAAAGAGGGGGACAGCCTGAAGAAGTCGCCAGAACGATTTTATGGTTACTTTCAGAAGAAGCATCATACGTAACTGGCACATTTGTTGACTTATCAGGTGGAAAATAA
- a CDS encoding nuclear transport factor 2 family protein, with translation MNLPKVLTDLVAAQNNFDSEAYANCFSETAVVFDEGKTHRGKAEIKSWIAKANGTYKTVMKPLDYSPDQQMLEAEISGTFPGSPLVLKYQLEIADGLIQSLRITD, from the coding sequence ATGAACTTACCAAAAGTACTTACAGATTTAGTAGCTGCCCAGAATAATTTTGACAGCGAAGCTTATGCCAATTGTTTTTCCGAAACAGCCGTAGTTTTTGATGAAGGGAAAACGCACAGAGGAAAAGCAGAGATAAAAAGCTGGATTGCGAAAGCAAACGGAACCTATAAAACAGTGATGAAACCCCTTGATTATTCCCCTGATCAACAGATGTTAGAAGCAGAAATTTCAGGAACCTTTCCCGGAAGTCCGCTTGTATTAAAATATCAATTAGAAATCGCAGACGGACTTATCCAGTCATTGAGAATAACCGATTAA
- a CDS encoding TlpA family protein disulfide reductase produces MFRIRLLSTFCTLFLLAACSQNQHLPPKLTASVVDQNGSVLPDFSLHFIKAADNWTGLPYDEWVNDGEDSINVLLPEQEPVVVRLSAPGHHPLYTFLLPTDQSIKLRVILPSPTKIPSGVPKVVGNFNNFSSQTGIEMNLQPNGIWTSEIVSNSDTLNYAINHFIFGGNITGTEGELQFQNESRGVQPTFRRTLTKSADQPVFTVNFDPEKYENLRTRTKPQIQFTHEVPENIQGVAKIYSLMIHEYLSVITERNLAQMQRDEIGEHDYTEFLNNLNQIKDRYSHPDVRLASDIAKLRLLDSEKLTVSEIEQFLNTIPSDSPLWLMHYTALSTALDISGTEKHLNLLSSIASKSPYPELQAEALYNLVKYHHNQRNEEKLHHAFFKLTSNHPDHFRTGYAYKNFAPEPPISKGEPLLYNQFNNLNGAGSLNLEDIEESYLLIDFWATWCGPCIQAIPKLQKLNTEFKDEDFAIVSISVDQVPENVLSFQKKWDMPWYNLHEPQQGDKIRKMGIMGVPHYILLGPDRKVLSHDQSLLSGDKAGEVIREYLDRQHE; encoded by the coding sequence ATGTTTCGAATTCGATTACTCTCAACATTTTGCACTCTTTTTTTATTAGCAGCATGTAGTCAAAATCAACACCTCCCGCCCAAGCTTACTGCTTCTGTAGTTGATCAAAACGGTTCCGTTCTTCCTGATTTTAGTCTTCATTTTATCAAAGCTGCCGATAACTGGACGGGATTACCTTATGATGAATGGGTGAATGATGGTGAGGATTCTATAAACGTTTTACTTCCCGAACAAGAACCAGTTGTCGTAAGACTATCAGCCCCGGGACATCACCCGCTCTATACTTTTTTATTACCAACAGATCAATCTATTAAGCTGAGAGTTATACTTCCTTCTCCCACGAAAATTCCAAGTGGTGTCCCGAAAGTTGTAGGTAATTTCAACAACTTTTCTTCTCAAACTGGTATTGAAATGAACCTGCAACCAAATGGTATATGGACTTCTGAAATAGTCTCAAATTCTGATACACTTAACTATGCAATAAACCATTTCATTTTTGGTGGAAATATAACCGGGACAGAAGGAGAGCTTCAATTTCAGAATGAAAGCCGCGGTGTTCAACCAACTTTCAGAAGAACATTAACGAAATCCGCAGATCAGCCTGTATTTACTGTTAACTTTGATCCGGAGAAATATGAAAATCTACGCACTCGAACAAAACCACAAATACAATTTACCCATGAAGTACCAGAAAATATTCAGGGCGTAGCTAAAATCTATTCGTTAATGATTCATGAATATTTATCTGTAATCACTGAAAGAAATCTTGCCCAAATGCAGAGAGATGAAATTGGAGAACACGACTACACAGAGTTCTTAAATAATTTGAATCAAATTAAAGATAGATATTCCCACCCTGATGTACGATTGGCCTCCGATATCGCCAAATTGCGATTACTTGATTCTGAGAAGTTGACTGTTTCTGAGATTGAGCAATTTCTTAACACAATTCCATCAGACTCGCCACTGTGGCTGATGCATTATACAGCATTGAGTACTGCATTAGATATTTCAGGTACAGAAAAACATTTAAACTTACTTTCATCTATTGCAAGTAAAAGTCCGTATCCGGAACTTCAGGCAGAGGCTCTTTATAATTTGGTGAAGTATCATCACAATCAAAGAAATGAAGAGAAATTACATCATGCTTTTTTCAAATTGACTTCGAATCATCCAGATCATTTTCGAACAGGTTATGCTTACAAAAACTTTGCCCCTGAGCCTCCAATTTCTAAAGGCGAACCTCTCCTCTATAATCAATTCAATAACCTAAATGGCGCTGGATCTTTGAATTTGGAAGACATTGAGGAATCCTATTTATTAATTGATTTCTGGGCTACTTGGTGTGGACCATGTATCCAGGCCATACCAAAACTTCAAAAACTGAATACAGAATTTAAGGACGAAGATTTTGCCATCGTTAGTATTTCAGTTGATCAAGTACCTGAGAATGTTTTGTCTTTTCAGAAAAAATGGGACATGCCATGGTATAATCTTCACGAGCCGCAACAAGGAGATAAAATCAGAAAAATGGGAATAATGGGAGTACCTCATTACATCTTGTTGGGCCCAGATCGGAAGGTTTTATCTCATGATCAGTCTTTGCTAAGTGGTGATAAAGCAGGTGAAGTAATAAGGGAGTATCTCGATAGACAGCATGAATAA
- a CDS encoding SDR family oxidoreductase — protein sequence MEPFNFNNELASKIALVTGGTKGAGKAIAERLSAAGATVIITARNAPETSNENLHFISADLSHHTGTQKVVNEVLQQFGRLDILINNLGGSETKGGGYAVLSDQDWEESLRVNLLAPVRLDRGFLPKMLAQKSGVIIHIASIQGKLPLYDSTLPYAAAKAGLINYSKSLSNEVSPQGIRVLTVSPGWIMTTSSTKMMERIAESSNTSIEEARKSVMEALGGIPFGRPAEPEEVAELIGFLVSPRANYLTGTEYVIDGGTIPTI from the coding sequence ATGGAACCGTTTAATTTTAATAATGAGTTAGCAAGCAAAATTGCCTTGGTAACCGGAGGAACAAAAGGAGCAGGAAAAGCCATTGCCGAAAGACTGTCAGCCGCGGGTGCAACTGTGATTATTACTGCGAGAAATGCGCCCGAAACTTCAAACGAGAACCTGCACTTTATATCGGCCGATTTAAGTCATCATACAGGAACTCAAAAGGTCGTAAATGAAGTATTGCAACAGTTTGGGAGGTTAGACATTTTGATAAATAACCTGGGAGGTTCTGAAACCAAAGGTGGTGGGTATGCGGTTTTGAGTGATCAGGATTGGGAAGAGAGCCTTCGGGTTAATTTACTTGCCCCGGTACGTTTAGACAGAGGATTCCTGCCGAAAATGCTTGCACAAAAAAGCGGTGTAATCATTCACATTGCATCTATTCAGGGGAAACTACCTTTATATGATTCTACGTTGCCATATGCCGCTGCAAAAGCCGGTTTAATCAATTACAGCAAAAGTCTGTCCAATGAAGTTTCGCCTCAAGGCATTCGTGTTTTAACAGTTTCACCCGGTTGGATTATGACAACTTCTTCCACAAAAATGATGGAACGCATAGCCGAAAGTTCAAACACAAGTATTGAAGAGGCCAGGAAAAGCGTCATGGAGGCGTTGGGCGGAATTCCTTTTGGACGACCCGCAGAACCCGAAGAAGTTGCAGAATTAATTGGATTTCTGGTCTCGCCAAGAGCCAACTATTTAACCGGAACGGAGTACGTCATTGACGGCGGAACCATTCCTACTATTTAA
- a CDS encoding NmrA family NAD(P)-binding protein, translating to MNIILGATGQVGAAIVDFLIEKNLDVKAVIRDAKKARVLKEKGVKVAIADYFHLDALKDALNDGDLIFLLTPETMQSNDVLGDSKQMLENYRKAIESSGIKSIIGLSSGGAQHEKYEWDTGNLLMSDMLEHEFLSLPVNQVFVRPSYFYSNWLMSVDMVKETGILPTFFPSDLKIDMNSPRDVAEFISNKIYEGVDKSELIELTGPKQYSSNDVADEIEKVLGREVKVQEIPREEWYNTMKNVGFSDDAAKNFVKMTEFVADGNAELEGKGSNPIELKTSLNQYFKENIK from the coding sequence ATGAATATCATTTTAGGAGCCACCGGACAAGTTGGAGCCGCTATTGTCGATTTTTTAATTGAAAAGAATTTAGATGTAAAAGCGGTGATCAGAGATGCAAAAAAGGCAAGAGTTTTAAAAGAAAAGGGTGTTAAAGTCGCAATTGCTGATTATTTCCATTTGGATGCTTTAAAAGATGCCTTGAATGACGGAGATCTTATTTTCTTACTAACGCCTGAAACAATGCAATCGAATGATGTTCTTGGCGATTCTAAACAGATGTTGGAAAACTATCGAAAAGCCATTGAAAGTTCAGGGATAAAATCAATCATCGGACTCTCTTCTGGTGGAGCACAACATGAAAAATATGAATGGGATACGGGCAATTTATTAATGTCCGATATGCTCGAACACGAATTTTTGAGTTTGCCTGTCAACCAGGTTTTTGTCCGCCCTTCTTATTTTTACAGTAATTGGTTGATGTCCGTTGATATGGTAAAAGAAACCGGAATACTGCCAACCTTTTTTCCTTCGGATCTAAAAATTGATATGAACTCACCAAGAGACGTTGCTGAATTTATTTCCAATAAAATATATGAAGGAGTTGATAAATCTGAACTAATAGAATTAACTGGCCCCAAACAATATTCGTCAAATGACGTGGCGGATGAAATAGAAAAAGTACTTGGTCGTGAAGTAAAGGTACAAGAAATTCCAAGAGAAGAATGGTACAATACTATGAAAAATGTCGGTTTTTCAGATGATGCTGCAAAAAACTTCGTCAAAATGACCGAGTTTGTAGCGGACGGGAATGCCGAATTGGAAGGGAAAGGATCTAATCCTATTGAGCTGAAAACTAGTTTAAACCAGTATTTCAAAGAAAATATTAAATAA
- a CDS encoding diacylglycerol kinase family protein, producing the protein MNNSNRFTLSGRIRSFRFAFIGIAEMIKTQHNARVHLVASITVIAAGISLNISNVEWCFLILAIFSVWVAEALNTAFELLCDVASPEFHPLVKKSKDVAAGAVLLSAIGTVCIGLVIFIPYLQNYI; encoded by the coding sequence ATGAATAACTCAAATCGATTTACTCTTTCAGGCCGAATTAGAAGTTTCAGATTTGCCTTTATCGGAATAGCAGAAATGATTAAAACCCAGCACAATGCCCGGGTTCATTTGGTTGCTTCAATCACCGTTATTGCTGCTGGAATTTCTCTAAACATTTCAAATGTAGAGTGGTGCTTTCTCATTTTGGCTATCTTTTCAGTTTGGGTTGCCGAAGCACTAAATACAGCCTTTGAATTATTATGCGATGTTGCCTCACCTGAATTCCATCCCCTGGTAAAAAAATCAAAAGATGTTGCGGCTGGAGCTGTGCTCCTAAGTGCAATAGGCACTGTATGTATTGGCTTAGTGATCTTTATTCCATATTTGCAGAATTATATATAA